The following proteins are encoded in a genomic region of Labeo rohita strain BAU-BD-2019 chromosome 5, IGBB_LRoh.1.0, whole genome shotgun sequence:
- the LOC127165527 gene encoding UDP-glucuronosyltransferase 2A1 isoform X12, giving the protein MCETMGKADIWLIRTYWDFEYPRPLLPNFKFVGGLHCKPAKPLPKELEEFVQSSGDHGIVVFSLGSMINNLAMERANTIASALGQIPQKVIWRYSGKTPETLAPNTKLYDWIPQNDLLGHPKTKVFITHGGTNGLYEAIYHGVPMVGLPLFADQPDNLMHMKTKGAAVVLDINAMESKDLVDALKTVTDNPSYKESIMRLSRIHHDQPMKPLDQAVYWIEFVMRHKGAKHLRVQAHELSWYQYHCLDVVAFLLAIVALITFLLIKTCSFLFRKCFRKTRLDGKAQKSKKE; this is encoded by the exons ATGTGTGAGACCATGGGAAAAGCTGACATCTGGTTGATTAGAACTTACTGGGATTTTGAGTATCCACGTCCACTCCTGCCTAATTTCAAATTTGTTGGAGGACTGCACTGCAAACCTGCCAAACCTCTGCCAAAG GAACTGGAGGAGTTTGTTCAGAGTTCAGGAGATCATGGCATCGTTGTGTTCTCATTGGGTTCTATGATCAACAACCTGGCAATGGAAAGAGCAAACACTATTGCTTCTGCTCTTGGTCAGATCCCACAAAAG GTTATTTGGCGTTACAGTGGGAAAACACCAGAAACTCTCGCCCCCAATACAAAACTCTATGACTGGATCCCACAGAATGATTTGCTTG GTCATCCAAAAACAAAGGTCTTCATTACCCATGGTGGGACAAATGGACTGTATGAGGCTATTTATCATGGTGTCCCAATGGTGGGCTTGCCACTGTTTGCTGATCAGCCTGATAACCTAATGCACATGAAAACCAAAGGAGCTGCTGTTGTTCTTGATATCAATGCAATGGAGTCCAAAGACCTGGTGGATGCTCTCAAGACTGTCACAGATAATCCATC GTACAAGGAGAGCATCATGAGACTGTCCAGAATCCATCATGATCAGCCAATGAAGCCTCTGGATCAGGCAGTTTACTGGATCGAATTTGTGATGCGGCATAAAGGAGCTAAACATCTACGAGTTCAGGCACATGAGCTGAGCTGGTATCAGTACCACTGCCTGGATGTAGTGGCCTTCTTACTCGCAATTGTTGCACTGATCACATTCCTCTTGATTAAAACATGCTCTTTCCTTTTCCGCAAATGTTTCAGAAAGACTCGTCTTGATGGCAAAGCACAAAAGAGTAAAAAAGAGTAA
- the LOC127165527 gene encoding UDP-glucuronosyltransferase 2A3 isoform X10, producing the protein MISGTLFVFVLLCGVEVGHAGKVLVLPGEYSHWHNMRVIIDALVDRNHSVTVLVSSSSPTVPHTRKERFDFNVFEVNRKKEEARAMWSEFTDLWMNDTATRYDRVFMFWRVMTNFIVNAEDICKGVFYNKDLLHTLHESHYDVLFSDPMMPCSDLMAQTLNIPQVLSLRATFAYSLERLCGQMPAPPSYVPAVASHDHLTDRMSFTERVKTMLLYIIHTTIFRLQMKFIYDQLYTEIWGKPTTMCETMGKADIWLIRTYWDFEYPRPLLPNFKFVGGLHCKPAKPLPKELEEFVQSSGDHGIVVFSLGSMINNLAMERANTIASALGQIPQKVIWRYSGKTPETLAPNTKLYDWIPQNDLLGHPKTKVFITHGGTNGLYEAIYHGVPMVGLPLFADQPDNLMHMKTKGAAVVLDINAMESKDLVDALKTVTDNPS; encoded by the exons ATGATCTCTGGgactttatttgtgtttgtactGCTGTGTGGAGTAGAGGTTGGTCATGCTGGCAAGGTTTTGGTGTTGCCAGGCGAGTACAGCCACTGGCACAACATGCGTGTAATCATTGATGCGCTGGTCGATCGGAACCACAGTGTGACCGTTCTGGTCAGTTCTTCATCACCTACTGTACCGCACACACGGAAGGAGCGCTTCGATTTCAACGTGTTTGAAgtcaacagaaagaaagaagaggCAAGGGCCATGTGGAGTGAGTTCACTGATCTCTGGATGAATGACACAGCCACCAGATATGACAGAGTCTTCATGTTCTGGCGAGTGATGACCAACTTCATTGTCAACGCTGAAGATATATGCAAAGGCGTGTTTTACAACAAGGATCTTTTACACACACTTCATGAATCTCATTATGATGTTCTCTTTTCGGATCCGATGATGCCATGTTCTGACTTGATGGCACAGACACTGAATATCCCGCAAGTCCTGTCACTGCGCGCAACCTTTGCATATTCTCTCGAGCGGCTTTGCGGTCAGATGCCTGCACCACCATCCTACGTTCCTGCAGTTGCTTCACATGATCACCTCACCGACCGTATGAGCTTCACAGAGCGAGTTAAAACCATGCTCCTCTACATCATACATACAACTATATTCCGACTGCAGATGAAGTTTATTTATGATCAGCTTTACACTGAAATATGGg GCAAACCTACAACAATGTGTGAGACCATGGGAAAAGCTGACATCTGGTTGATTAGAACTTACTGGGATTTTGAGTATCCACGTCCACTCCTGCCTAATTTCAAATTTGTTGGAGGACTGCACTGCAAACCTGCCAAACCTCTGCCAAAG GAACTGGAGGAGTTTGTTCAGAGTTCAGGAGATCATGGCATCGTTGTGTTCTCATTGGGTTCTATGATCAACAACCTGGCAATGGAAAGAGCAAACACTATTGCTTCTGCTCTTGGTCAGATCCCACAAAAG GTTATTTGGCGTTACAGTGGGAAAACACCAGAAACTCTCGCCCCCAATACAAAACTCTATGACTGGATCCCACAGAATGATTTGCTTG GTCATCCAAAAACAAAGGTCTTCATTACCCATGGTGGGACAAATGGACTGTATGAGGCTATTTATCATGGTGTCCCAATGGTGGGCTTGCCACTGTTTGCTGATCAGCCTGATAACCTAATGCACATGAAAACCAAAGGAGCTGCTGTTGTTCTTGATATCAATGCAATGGAGTCCAAAGACCTGGTGGATGCTCTCAAGACTGTCACAGATAATCCATCGTGA